One genomic segment of Choristoneura fumiferana chromosome Z, NRCan_CFum_1, whole genome shotgun sequence includes these proteins:
- the LOC141438101 gene encoding U3 small nucleolar ribonucleoprotein protein IMP3-like has translation MVRKLKFHEQKLLKKVDFISWKVDNNLSEVKVMKKYYIQKREDYTKYNKLSREVRELANKIKDLDANSDFRTESSAQLLEKLYQIGLIPTRWDLVLATNVSASSFCRRRLPVVMVRNKMSENLKEATKLIEQGHIRVGPQVVKDPAFLVSRSLEDFVTWVDGSAIKKHVMEYNEMRDDFDLL, from the exons ATGGTGCGAAAACTAAAATTCCACGAGCAGAAATTGCTCAAAAAAGTTGATTTTATATCATGGAAGGTTGATAACAACTTGAGTGAGGTGAAAGTTATGAAAAAGTACTACATTCAGAAACGGGAAGACTATACAAA GTACAACAAACTATCTCGCGAAGTTCGCGAACTGGCCAACAAGATAAAAGATCTGGATGCCAACTCAGACTTCAGAACGGAGTCCAGCGCCCAGCTTCTTGAGAAATTGTATCAAATAGGTCTAATCCCGACAAGATGGGATTTGGTATTGGCCACAAATGTGTCAGCCAGTTCTTTCTGCAGGCGGAGACTTCCAGTTGTCATGGTTAGAA ATAAAATGTCGGAGAACCTGAAAGAAGCCACAAAGCTGATCGAGCAAGGCCACATCCGCGTCGGCCCCCAGGTTGTGAAGGACCCAGCATTTCTCGTCAGCAGATCACTTGAAGACTTTGTTACCTGGGTCGATGGATCTGCCATCAAGAAGCATGTCATGGAGTACAATGAGATG AGAGATGATTTTGATCTTCTTTGA
- the aft gene encoding cap methyltransferase 2, whose translation MHKSDCSFLQSRHKYHKRHRKEEFDDVLNNLFNKKFQFRFDTEWKLPVADSWFTAPPWKVQELETLKSRLNFHKSQLNDFDIEEWSSHTRRRNPAGEVCWKIRCLVNPEFLTQAWTKFYECACSYNIIPNEAVTDGKMVSLHLCEAPGAFITSLNHYLKLNYEHIEWQWLANTLNPYYEGNSPSNMISDDRFMFHTLANWDFGEDNTGNLMDWTNSQAIVKNATALGKVMLVTGDGSIDCVQRPDAQEEVTSPLHYCEIVTALQALSEGGTLIFKLFTTFEHSTVSLLYLVNHMFKEVNLYKPVTSRQGNSEVYAVCLQYKGVASLEPFIPKLKMAYGTSLYENASLFTQEDVPDSFVKQIEECAYYFSSLQCQVINNNLQAYLMQNNIAFNIDVKKIRSVVAAEFIRQYDLRPLEYDQEVLKGVLHEENKINTNPRYHRGSFTERQLYSNMTLKGKCSSLDTFLKSDIMAMQIFIKETVRWKTFYEEESDIKLVFTYGTPLVAVNSTKFMFVPIFKLYQQIKAEGEFMEIVRHNPVDNMAVDVIEAKIMTLPDLNVKDNYDGYEKKCLSNLLEILKGMAVGESLQLNNYPLLTHFNVSVFYVLCKKCFEKIGFTSTNSLVLCNLVNVKGIQYLEEIERECEARGGASVVLNSLPVNVTNVGDFYSNVVQYNNTFYRNLCASYLSVIQRALSNTVD comes from the exons ATGCACAAAAGCGATTGTTCCTTCCTTCAGTCCCGTCACAAGTACCACAAGCGGCATCGGAAAGAAGAATTCGACGACGTACTTAACAATTTATTCAATAAGAAGTTTCAGTTCCGTTTCGATACGGAATGGAAGCTTCCCGTCGCGGACTCTTGGTTTACCGCGCCGCCCTGGAAAGTCCAGGAGCTGGAAACGTTGAAGAGCCGGTTAAACTTTCATAAAAGTCAGTTGAACGACTTTGATATCGAAGAATGGAGTAGCCACACGAGGCGGCGGAACCCCGCAGGTGAAGTGTGCTGGAAAATACGGTGTTTAGTGAACCCCGAGTTCCTGACTCAGGCATGGACCAAGTTTTATGAGTGTGCGTGCTCTTACAACATAATCCCGAACGAAGCGGTGACCGACGGTAAGATGGTGTCGCTGCACTTGTGCGAGGCGCCGGGCGCCTTCATCACTTCCCTGAACCATTATTTGAAGCTCAATTATGAACATATTGAG TGGCAATGGCTCGCAAACACCCTGAACCCATACTACGAGGGTAACTCCCCGTCCAACATGATCAGTGATGACCGCTTCATGTTCCACACACTGGCCAACTGGGATTTTGGAGAAGACAACACCGGGAACCTGATGGACTGGACCAACAGCCAGGCCATCGTGAAGAATGCTACGGCATTGGGGAAG gttatgttGGTGACCGGGGACGGGTCGATAGATTGCGTACAGAGACCCGACGCCCAGGAGGAGGTGACCTCTCCGCTGCACTACTGCGAGATTGTCACAGCTCTGCAGGCACTCAGTGAAG GCGGCACGCTGATATTCAAACTGTTCACAACGTTCGAACACTCGACCGTGAGTCTTCTGTACCTTGTGAACCACATGTTCAAAGAGGTGAACTTATACAAGCCAGTTACCTCACGCCAAGGCAACTCCGAAGTTTACGCGGTCTGCCTCCAATACAAGGGAGTCGCATCCCTCGAACCTTTCATACCAAAGCTGAAGATGGCCTATGGAACCAGTCTATACGAGAACGCCTCTCTCTTCACCCAAGAAGACGTACCAGACAGTTTTGTCAAACAAATAGAAGAGTGCGCGTATTATTTCAGTTCGCTCCAATGTCAGGTCATCAACAATAACCTACAGGCGTACCTGATGCAGAACAATATAGCTTTTAACATCGATGTTAAGAAAATAAGATCGGTTGTGGCGGCCGAGTTCATACGCCAATACGACTTGCGACCTCTAGAGTATGACCAAGAGGTGTTAAAAGGGGTGTTGCAcgaagaaaataaaatcaacacGAACCCGAGATACCACAGAGGTTCTTTTACAGAACGACAGTTGTACTCCAATATGACGTTGAAAGGCAAGTGTAGCAGTCTAGATACGTTCTTGAAGAGTGATATTATGGCCATGCAGATTTTTATCAAAGAAACAGTGAGATGGAAAACGTTTTATGAAGAAGAGTCGGATATTAAATTGGTTTTCACATATGGTACACCACTTGTTGCTGTTAACAGTACTAAGTTCATGTTTGTGCCGATCTTCAAGTTGTATCAGCAGATTAAGGCAGAAGGAGAATTCATGGAGATAGTCAGACATAATCCTGTAGATAACATGGCAGTTGATGTGATTGAAGCTAAAATAATGACGCTGCCAGATTTGAATGTGAAGGATAATTACGACGGCTATGAGAAAAAGTGTCTGTCCAATTTATTAGAGATTCTAAAAGGCATGGCGGTCGGTGAATCCTTACAATTAAATAACTATCCATTGCTAACACACTTCAACGTGAGCGTTTTTTATGTGTTATGTAAGAAATGCTTTGAGAAGATTGGTTTTACTTCGACAAATAGCCTGGTTCTGTGTAATTTGGTGAATGTGAAAGGCATACAGTACTTGGAGGAGATTGAGAGGGAGTGCGAAGCCAGAGGCGGGGCGAGCGTCGTGCTGAACTCTCTTCCAGTCAACGTGACGAACGTGGGAGACTTTTACTCGAACGTGGTTCAGTATAATAATACGTTTTACAGGAACCTGTGCGCGAGCTATCTGAGTGTAATACAGCGAGCGCTGTCTAATACGGTAGATTGA